The Maylandia zebra isolate NMK-2024a linkage group LG14, Mzebra_GT3a, whole genome shotgun sequence genome includes the window CTTAAAGGCCCAATGGTCGGGTTTCGCTGATCTTATTCGCCTCATCTGTTCTGGTAATTTGGCCCTGACAAGCATGTCTCTTAGATTCTTATTTCTCCTATGGGCTGAGATTACTCTACAGTTTTGGAATTGTGTCAAACCGGAGGTGTGTTTCTTAAAGTTTGTTTTGAGTTGATGATGCAATGGTAGGTAGGAGTGCGAGTAAGTGGTTACCAGTGGCATAAGTCTGTTCGGTTCCCCCAGTTGTACCTGATTTTGAGTCCGATTTCCCCCTGAATCATTTGAGACTTCACCTATATTCATTATGTTAGGATTGAGTCCTGCAAGTGTGCTACTTTTAATTGCTCTGAGAAACCTACTAGAGTAAGCCTCTTTCTGAGGCTCCGGAATAATACACTAATTGAGTCCTGAAGATCTGACTCCTTTGAGGATATTCTATAGAATCTGATGATTTGCGATTTTATGATGCCCTTGACGGTGTGTTTAGGATGATAGCTACTCTTGTGTAGAAGAGCATGACAGTCTGTAGGTTTATAGTAAACCTTAGTAGaaattttttttcagattttggtCCAATTGTTCCAAGAACACTGTCGTGTCCAGGAAGTTCCCCTGTACCGGATGCATTTCATATTTGACTTTGATAGAGGGGTGGTGATTGTTGAGGATGTCAATAAATTCAGTGAATTTTTTCTCACCATGGGACCATAGGAAGGGGCATATCTGTGCCCCATAGCTGTACCCTGAACCTGTAAGTACTGTCTCCCCGCAAATTCAAAGTCATTGCATCTTAAACAGATTTCCAACAACTGCAAAAGTTCTTCATCCGGTCTCTTAGGGTCCGGATGCTGttccaaaatgttttttattgttcttcGGCCTAATTCTGTATTGATATTCGTGTAGAGACTTTCAATATCAATTGTGAACAATTGCATATTTATCGGTAATCGTATTGGTTTAATAAGTTCCAAAAAGTGATATGTATCTTTCAGATAGCTAGGATGTTTACAAAAGAGAGGTCCCAAAAATCGATCTATATAGAGGGAGATATTATAAGTCGCGCTGCTACACTCCGATACAATGGGCCTTCTCGGCGGGATCACATTTGGTACTGTCCACATCTGCGGTCTTTGTGGATCTTCGGGAGGTAGAAGGGAGGTAAAACTGCCTATTTTGGGGTTCATCCGGGCCATATAAGAAGTCTCTTTGTTTTGCAGTAATGTATTTTCTACTATATAATTTACTCACAATACTGCGGACCTGAATTTGTGTATTTTGCTGAATGCTATTCTCAATAGATCTGTAATATTTTGCATTAGCTAACTGTCTATTAGCTTCCAAAATATATTGATGTTTGTCCAAAATCACAATCTTTGAGCCCTTATCCGCTGGTTTAAagataatgtttttattttgttgaagtTCCCTAATCAGTTCCATCTCCTCTCTTCCAGCACCGTCTGTACGCCTTGTCCACTGTCGGAATCCTGCAGAGTCACGCGAATCGGCTTCAATTAGCTTCCTCACTCTCTCATCCAACTGGCCCCAAGTAGGTTCCCAATTAGATGGTAGCGCAAGAAAAGCCCCATAGTCCCCATCCTTTTTATCCTCCCCAAAGTAATCCAAGAGTTTAATCCTCCTATGATATAAGGAAATATCCCTCCATAAATCCTCCCTGTCTAGCGTACTTGGGGCTGGAATATAAGAAAGCCCTTTCTCTAAAATTCTATTTGTCTCATAGTGGGTTGGAATAGAGTTGATCAATTTAATATATTACTCTCCTCAGCACGCCAAGTGTGTCTAGAGGATTTCAAATCATGCAACCCATCTGTGGGCAAATGAAAATCCAATTGAATTCTATTAAGTGGATCAGTGAGAGACTGTAAATGGAAGATGGAGGCCTGCTTCTCCTTACAGTGATCCCGAGTAGAATCTGAAGGGAGATCCCCTATATTAGGTTCAGTATGAGTTAAAAATCCAATTGCAACTCGCTGCACCACTGCTTGAATATTCGCCCCGCCGTTTCCTGAGTCCAGTGGATGTTATCTGTGACCGTATGGAATTGGTTCTCGGCTATATGGCTTATCACAGGCAAGCGCTTTAGCGCAAACTCATTCACAATGTCTAAATACTGTTTCTGTTCCCGAGGTAAGAAGTGTGAATAATTAATCAATGGGAAGTAAATGTTTGCATTGGGGAAGACAGACTGAGCCTTCCTGTAGAGCATTCTAAGCTGTTTTATGGACGTTTTATGAGGGTCCTGGTCTCTGTTATTGATACCTACCGACACCACCACCAGCTTCACCAGTGCACGCGGAGGGGTTTtttccaggatctggttaaaATGATAAAACGACGCTCCTGGATAACTGTCGACCTGAATCTCACCTGAGCAATGTGGCGACATACGATACAGATTAGAGTCCCCCAGGAACCAAATTGGTTTGTTACATCTGAATTGCCAGTCCATAATCTTTCTCCCCTTATGGGTATTGGGAAAATGTACAtatttgtctttctctctctctgtcatttgttttgagttatttcgtTTTTGATGTGAGGTTGCCGCTGACACATTTAGGGAGTAATTTTAGGGTCAGATGAGGTCGTCTGCGTCCCACAGTCGGCATTATTGCGCTTGACCGGGCCCTGCATCATCATGCTGTTATTTCCCGCTACTCTTTTAGCTGTGTCTCGCTCCCCTGTTCTTGTGTCCATTACAGCGGCACTCCCTTCAGCTTGCAACCTGTATTTTGCTGCCGTAGCAGTAGAATAAGAGATGAGTGTTACTCTCCTGTTCAAAGCCATGAATTTGTAAGCCCAGGTCATTCTGAGAGACCACCACATTGCTCCTTGCCTGTGTAGGCTGGTGAAGAGATACACTGGTCAATTTTGTGGGTCTAGAATAATGTTTATTTGTTCTTAAACTGCCCTCACTTTTGTTAAATTTGCCAGCTGTTTCGATCCGATTAACATTACCTTCTGTGAAGTCACCTTCAGATGTTCGAAAGGGGggtctgttttctttctccctATGTTGTCGGTCTCCCTCGCCCGCACATCCTTGTTGTGAAGGCTGTGGGGCGGAGAGGCAGACCCCTTTTGACTTACATTAGCTTCACGTGTCCCCAAATGGACCTGAGTGGGTGCAGCCGAGTTATTTTCCACAAATGTGGGTATTGGTGTTATAGGGGAGAGGGTCCGATTACGGGTCCCCTCTAGTGGTCTATTCATATGAGGGTCTATTGTTAATTCCTCTCCAAACGGAGTGGATTGAGAGTCCCGTGGGGGTGGATGGACCCTCTCTGGGCCGTGGCTATTCCTCCCTCTGTCATTTAAGGCCGCAGCCATTGATCTGGTCTGCTTCCCAACTATCACTTTGGGGTAGAGGGATGGGTGATGTTCTTGTTCTGATCTTTGCAATGGTGGAAAATCTCCTTCACTGTCTATGTCAAAATCTGATGTCGATGTTCCCTCCAGTGATATCTCGGGGGATGATTCTACATAAACTGACCTATCAGGTGATTCTCCCTCCCCTGAAAAGAAGTTCTGTATGGTTTCCACAGTAGATTGAGAGAATCTAGCCTTATATCTTTTTCCTGCCCAAGCAATTGCTATTCGGAGAGCATTTTCATTAAAAGAAAGGTTAGCGTAGTTTGTAATCACGCTGATGTAATGTTCTTGCAGCGCCAGCAGGTTGTTCTCTAACCACTGTTCTGTATTCCTCTCTACTGCTCTTTGAACCTCCTCAGAAGGTGAGGCTGGTTTAATGAAGCTCGTGAGTTTAATCACTTGTTTTGCCATCCCTCTTGGTGGATTTTTATTTGTAATGGCTAGATCTATGATTGCTTTATGATGGATTGCCTGTATTAATTTGAAATATTGTTAAGTCACAACACTTAATGTTGCCCGTTGCTAGCCTGAGGTTGGATGTATTCTACGGACCCGACATCAAGGACAAAGTGGGTCCCCGAGGAATAGGTTACCCTGCCATCCAGACGACGTCCTTGGTTACGCTGTATGTGAAAGTGTAGCCCTTTGGTAGCCCAGTGCTTTTCCCACGCACTGTCGCCGAGAGACAAAGGTATGGTTTCTATTTTCCTTGCTTTCGTGAACCTGAAACTGGACTGCTCACTCCCACTGCTGTAACTTTGGTCAGCTTAATGGACTGGGACCCTGCAGTCAGCTCCTGTTCACTACAGTTACACCTCAAAAAAGACTGTATATGGTTGCATGTTCAAAGGACATTTTGTTGGGACTGACTCGTAGGAACTGGGACTATTACCCTGTGAACATTGTAAATTGTGTCATGTTTGTGATACAGTGTTAATAATTCTGGAGAAGAGAATTtctttgtttcattattttatttgtatcgtgatttttttttttttttttttggatcccCGTCTGTGGCTAGTGTAAACCCAGGGTTTTACAACAGTGGGATCACAATTGCCTGTTTCATTCGTTGAAcctgatttctttttatttcttttgcatttttgtttcttGCCATCCATGATTTCAGGGCCCATCATAACTGATGGATGGTAAAGTTCAAAGGGCCATCTGAGCAAATTAAAGTTTAACATTGCTTAGAAGAGACCGTTTCATATTTTTGTCTAACCCAAGTTGCCTTGGAGTAGGGGCACCCAAGCTATCTGGTTGGGGTACAGAAAATCAGAGGAAAGGTAGGCTaggctgtgtttgtgtctgataGTATAGTATACTCCAGGCAGGCATCGTTTCTCAAGATTGAATCCTGGAGCCCCTCTTCTGTGCCCGTATCAGCCAGACAGCTAAAACCATTCTTACAGAAGTAAGTATCAGGGTCAACTgtactggggggggggggggggtcacagACTCAGATCCCACCACCCACTAGTCGTTCAGGGCAACCTGTGCGCCTCTTCGCCCCTATATAGCGGGGCTAGTAGCCCCTTACACATGGTTTGTATTTTATCCAGCTTCTCTCTCAATAGCATCCTCAGCTTCTGAGCCAGAGGAGACCCAATGGATGGTGATTTTTCCATTTGTTCATTGAGGCAATGATCCAGCATAGTGAGCAAAGGTATGACCTTTGACCCAGACACCCTTTTTTCCTGAGAGAGCTCAGTGGTTATATCGTTAAATGGTGCTAGGACAATCAGACACTCTGAAATTATACCAAATTCCTCAGATGAAACAGGTGGGATGTCTCACAACAGACATCCCACCTGAGTTGAGGCTTCCTTAGTTGTTCCTGCACCACTGAAAGCCTCTCCTTACAAAATACAATTAAAGAAGCATACATTAGATTGTCAAGGGAGCAGAACTATACACTTAAGTAGCATTTAAGAAACTGTAATTAAGCCACTTAAGAACTTACCTTTGCAGTGGTACTGCTCCTGAAATATCCCACGATCTTCCTGGACTTGGCGCGGATGTCAGAGACCTCAGGGGTCTGGTCAAGGGCCTTCTTCACCACTTCAAGTTCAGGGTGTGAGCTATGCATATGGCATGTTTGGGTTATAGCTCCCTTGCACAAGCCTCCATATTGGCAGCTCCATCTGTTACTAGGCATGTGACTTTGTCAGTAATAGCCCATTCTGTCATGAGTGAGCCTTTCACTTGTGCAATATTTTCTGCAGTGTGTGCATTAGGAAAATATTGCACTCCTAAAACAATGTGCTGGACTCATCAGCAAAATGGCAGGTGACTGCAAGATAGGCCTCTGTGTTGATGGAGGTCCACATATCTGATGTCAGACTCACAGCTGCTGCCTTCTCAATGCTGGCCTTAGCTTTCCTTCATCTCCTGGTACCTGGCCTCCACCATGACTTTCAGGGcctaaaggaaagaaaaaacatgttgTTTAAAAGTACGACATGGCTGTGAAGCAGCATGTAGctaggctttgagcctcagtcctgcctgttcacattttattctgtaaaaactaaattttcactgctgttatgacctttttagtggggagaacatagctaggatttaatgatttaacaaatcttttaaatcctttgtcctccacaatgctaaatggctgggagtactcaatcaccatgctaaccaggtcttcatctatttgagcacaaataaaaaatatcacACACTTAACTtattacagttgtataatattgttatatagTTTAGTAACATTAcggcatgctatattatcatggcatttgatggctcacctggtcttgctccacaattgGTGTTcaccttattctcatgcaaagctctgtagtgcctaagcatggatgaggtgctGTTGTTATATCTCAGCTctctggcacatagcaaacacttcaccttgtacaaaagtaaagacagcttaacataaattgtattgcaccatcagtattatgaaaatacatcttctgtagaaatttacataccttgttgggaggaataagatcaaaatgttcccacacaggggaggacatcctcctcttcttagctggctccattctctcctgactttctctcctaaacctccaaactctctccaaactgtctccaaactctcactaaccgcaactctccatcaaacacctacattttgaatgaagtctgaggggtttatatcgctgtcatagcttCCTGAACCAGTGatgtggtacagccgggcagcgaggcttcggatgtcatcattttcagctcctcccataaatgaagcaagcctcgttACGCGCATCGCGGAAATGCCCTCTCaattactcgacacaagctttGAAGCCTctatacagaacgtcacatcactactcAGCACCAtccagtgacagcagacagatcatccaacatgttaactgcaaaaacagatgaaaacagtacaaaggttcaagtaccacatgtgctgtcagtgaaagctgcagctgttttcattgatacatttaaagacaaaaagtcaaaggattaatcacccatgtaactgtgtcactaaATATCAGCATTAACAGTACCTTAGTTTAGTGTTTCAGaaagctgctgatctcagacctgcacaggTTCTGTAATGTTATGTGCACATTGAGAATTTTAGCATCTCCTAGTGGTTAGCTTGGAGACTGCGGTCAAGTGAATTTTTATGTGGTTTGGCTTGTATTCCTATTGGATGTTTAGAGTCACATGAGTGGGGTGATACAGGAAGAGTTTCCTATTGGATGTTTACAGTCACATGAGTGGGGTAATGCAGGAAGCCATTTTAGTATTGGGATTTGCACAATGAGGCGTACCAGAAGTCTCCCTGTTTAATCCTTAAGCATCCACCTGTGTTATGCCATGGAGAAGCTTTGTTTGTAAGTTTGAATTGTATTTCATCTTTATAAGTAGTGAGTGTTGtatattttattgattttatgcATATTTGGAGAGATGTATATATAAATGCCTAGATCTGTTCGCCATGTGAAGCAAATGCATAATTCTTTATTGAGCatatttctttttgtattttttgtagtttcacAAGTTCTGGGAAATCACTGTAAGTTGTACGTTGATGAAGACAAACAAGTAAACAGCCCTCAACTTTACTTTCACGCCTGACTCATCATTCAACGCTTTCAGTGCTTACGGCATATGTTTAGCTATCTGTCACTTCGTGTACCAGAACCACGCACGCAGGGGACAGAATAGTGAAAAAACAGCATCACACCTGGGATAATACAGTAAGTCTGGATAGCAGAGACCGCTAACGCTCATTAGTCTTCCTGCCTCGTTTAGTTTTACCTTGCATGCCGAATAGTCATCATGGACAATAAGCCAGATACAGAAGATCAACAGAAGACTAGATCTCCAGGAACATCTGTGAAATCATATGTGACCAGATCTGTTGCTAGTTCTTCTAACAGCTCCTGCAAGTCTTCAGCAAGCCTAGCAGCTGCTAAAGCACGCGCAAGAGCTGAAGCAGTGCGTGCTCGCTCCACCTTTgtcaaaaaagaaactgaactcATGGTGGAAAAAGCCCAGTTGAGAGTAGAAGAGGCACGCATGGAGGCTGCTCTGGCCACACTGAAGCAAGAGAAAGAAGATGCAGCGGCTTTAGCTGAGGCGGAGGTTTTGGAATCAGCCGTAGCAGAACTCGGCTCTAAACAAGATCTCAGGGCAGCGGACATCATAGGAATTCCCCCTGACTccacagaaaaaagaacaaatgatTATGTTGAGTGTCACTCAAGAATGCACTCTAGTCAGCTGTCGTTGCCCGGCCTTGAGTCCCATATCACCTCCAGTCGGCCACGCGATTTCTCTCATGCTCCACCACTCCAGGACAACGAACTGAATCCCATTCGTACAGCCATTGATGGACTGAGCTCCACTCCAGCTCGTGTCAAGAGCCATACTACCTTTGAAGAAAATGGTATGAAGCATCCATCTGCTCAGAATTACCCTGGGATTTATCCATGTAGTGTCACCCCCCTGCAGGAACCtcaaccacacacacatcctcTTAGAATGCAAGCAGCGCAGCCCTCTGCTCTGAACCATACCGGCATTAATGACTTTGCTGTATACATGGCTCGCCGGGAACTTGTGACATCCGGGATGACAAAGTTTGATGATCGTCCAGAGAATTATTGGGGCTGGAAGTCTACCTTCATGAACATCATTGAAGGGCTAAAACTCACCTGCAATGACGAGCTCGACCTTCTCACTAGATGGTTAGGTCCTCAATCATCTGAGCAAGTCAGGAGAATCAGAGCTGTTCATGTCAATGACCCCGCTGCAGGGCTCAGGATGGCGTGGATGCGACTTGAAGAGAACTACGGGTCTCCTGAAATAATTGAGAAAGCTCTGCTGGACAAACTGGAGAGATTTCCTAAGATCAGCAACAGGGACCTTCTCAACCTGAGAGAGCTTGGTGACTTGTTAAGGGAGTTGGGGTCAGCAAAGTTAGAAGGTTGTTTGCCTGGGCTCGCCTATCTGGATACCTCTCGCGGCATTAACCCAATAGTGGAGAAACTGCCGTATGGCCTTCAAGAAAAATGGATGACACAAGGCAGTGCGTACAAGCTGCAAAACCAAGGCCAGTTTCCACCATTCTCATTCTTCACTGACTTTGTCTGCAAAGAAGCCCGCACTCGTAATGATCCAAGTTTTGCATTTAGCTCATTTGGGATGACGACAGTGAAACCAGAAAACTCACCTAAAAGGTACACGCATTCCAGGAACTACATCTCATCCAGCAAAACAGAGATTACATCAACATCTGCCATCAAGCCCACAGAGTCAGCTAGCAGTAAGTTGGATGTGGACAGACAGTGTCCGAttcacaaaaaaccccaccctCTCAAGCGGTGTAGGGGCTTCCGAGCTAAGACACTGGATGAACGCAAAACGTTCCTGCGAGATAGTGGAGTTTGTTTCAGATGCTGCTCCTCAACTGAACACGTTGCTAAAGACTGCAAAACAATTATTCACTGTAAAGAGTGTAACAGTGACAAGCACGTCACAGCACTTCATCCAGGACCAGCTCCATGGGCTGTCAAAGACCCTGAGGATGAGCATGGCGGGGAGGAAGATGAAGCGGCTTCTCCTGACATAATCTCCAAATGCACAGAAGTGTGTGGAATTGCCAATAACTCCCGCTCTTGCTCTAAAATCTGTCTCATAAAAGTGCATCCTAGAGGACAACCAGAAAGATCTATAAAAGTCTATGCCGTACTTGATGACCAGAGCAATAGGTCTCTTGCTCGGTCCAAATTCTTCGACCTGTTTGGCCTCAAGGGTAGCGATTCTCCCTACACGCTGCGCACATGTGCGGGAGTCACTGAGTTATCTGGCCGAAGAGGAGTTGGATTTGTTGCTCAGCCATTGGATGGACGTCTCAGCATTCCTCTTCCCACACTTATTGAGTGTAGCCATATCCCAGATGATAGATCGGAGATACCTACTCCTGATGTAGTCAAACACCACCCACACCTAAAGTCTATCACTCATCTCATCCCTGAACTTGATCCAAATGCGCAAATTCTCCTTCTGCTGGGTCGGGATGTGTTACAAGTCCATAAAGTGAGAGACCAACGCAACGGGCCCAATAATGCACCCTATGCCCAAAGACTGGACCTTGGCTGGGTCGTAGTTGGAGACGTCTGTTTGGGTGCAGCTCACAAGCCAAAAGCAGTTAATGTCTACCGGACTAACGTTCTGGAGAATGGGCGTCACTCTCATTTCAGTCCATGTCCCAACCACCTAGTTGTGAAAGAGAAGCTTACAACAAGGACAGGCATAAGACCTCTCAACTCTCAAACCCTGTCACACTTTCATCCTCTGGACAGCCTGTTTCAGAACTCTGATGATCATTTACTTGGCAACAAAATCTTCGAAAGAACAGAGAATGACAATGAAGTTGCCCCATCTATTGAGGACAAACGGTTCATTCAGTTGATGAATAATGAGATGTTCATAGATGATGCTAACAGTTGGGTAGCTCCCCTTCCCTTTCGCATGCCAAGACCACGGCTGCCTAACAACAGAGGACAAGCTCTGACTCATTTCACCAGTCTCTGCAAAACTCTAGAAAGGAAACCTGAGATGAGGAGACATTTTCTGGCTTTCATGCAGAATATCTTTGATCGAGATCATGCTGAACCAGCTCCAGCACTCAACGATGGAGATGAATGCTGGTACCTTCCCAGTTTTGGCGTCTATCATCCACGCAAGCCTGGCCAGATCCGAGTTGTGTTTGATTCAAGCGCTCCTTATCTTGGCATCTCCTTGAACGATATGCTGTTGACAGGGCCAGACTTAAATAACACTCTGCTGGGAGTCCTAATGCGGTTTAGGCATGAACAGGTAGCCATCACAGCAGATATTGAGCAGATGTTTCACAGCTTTGTTGTCAGGGAAGACCACAGGAACTTCCTCAGATTTCTGTGGTTTAAAGACAATGACATCACGAAGGAAGTTGTGGAATATCGTATGAGAGTCCATGTGTTTGGCAACCGCCCCTCTCCAGCTGTGGCTACTTATGGGCTTCGGAGAGCAGCTTTACATGGAGAGGGCGAGTTTGGGGAGGGGGCAAAGGAGTTCATACACAGGAACTTCTACGTTGATGATGCACTCAAGTCACTGCCATCTGCAACAGCAGCTATCAGTCTTCTCAAGGCAGCCCAAGGCATGCTTGCCATCTCCAACTTGAGACTTCATAAAATAGCATCCAATTGCCTAACTGTCATGCAGGCTTTCCCATCAACAGATCAtgcaaaagacttgaaaaaTCTCGACCTGGACAAAGATTCACCTCCTTTGCAGCGAAGTCTTGGATTAAGCTGGGACCTTGTGAATGACACTTTTACATTCCGTGTTGCCAGGAGCGAGAAGCCATTCACCCGAAGAGGAGTTCTTGCAACTATCAATAGTTTGTTTGATCCACTTGGTCTCGTAGCTCCCGTTACTATTCAAGGAAAGCTCTTGTTGCAGCAGCTCACTCGTGACAGCAGTGACTGGGATGCTCCCCTCCCGTCTGAAAAGGCAACAGAGTGGATTACCTGGAGGGATTCACTGCAGGATTTGGAACAGTTTGCAATCTCCCGAGCCTACATTGCTACGTCCCTGTCCACTGCACAACGTACAGAGATCCATATCTTCTCGGATGCTTCCACCAAGGCCATTGCGGCTGTGGCATATCTCAAAGTGGAAGATGTGGAAGGTAAATGTCATGTAGGTTTCATAATGGGGAAAGCCAAGTTAGCCCCCGTGCCATTCCACACTATTCCCAGGTTGGAATTAGGTGCTGCTGTTCTGGCAGTGGAAATTGCTGAGCTGCTTGTGAAAGAGCTGGACATTAGTCTTGATAGTCTGAAGTTCTATACTGACAGCAAGGTGGTGCTGGGGTATATTTACAATGAAAGCAGGAGATTTTATGTGTATGTCAGCAACAGAGTGGAACGGATAAAGAAGTTCTCATGCCCTGAACAGTGGCAATATGTCCACACTGATGAAAACCCTGCAGATGTTGCCACCAGGTCAGTGCATCCAGCTCGTCTCTTAAGCACCAACTGGCTTACAGGTCCACGTTTTCTGAGACGTTCTGGGGACATAGACTCAGGTAAAGAAACATCCTATGACCTCATTGATCCAGACTCTGATACAGAGGTCAGAAGCCACATTACTACTGTTGCAAACCCCCATAGGAGTATGGGGTCGCATCGATTTGAAAGATTCTCCATGTGGCAACCCCTTGTCAGAGCTGTGGCCTCCCTAATCCACATCGTCCAATCCTTCAGGTCTGAGAAGGATAGCAATGGGCAAGACTGCAAAGGTTGGCATCACTGTTTGAAGCCACACAAAATGGATACACTGTCGCAAGCAAGGCATACCATTATTGGATGTGTACAAAAGGAGACATACCAAGTGGAAGTGTCTTGTTTGGAGAAAGGCGAAGTAATTCCCAAAAGCAGTCCTCTGAGGAAGCTCAGCCCAATTCTTGATGATAGCAAACTTTTAAGAGTTGGTGGGCGGCTCCAGCATGCTTCAATCGAGACACATGAAAAGCATCCTCTCATCATTCCTGGCCGCAGCCACATAGCTACTCTACTTGTAAACTACTACCATGAGCGGGTTCACCATCAAGGCAGAGTTTTTACTGAGGGAGCTATCCGCACGGCTGGCATCTGGATTGTAGGGGCAAAGAAATGTATCTCCAGAAACCTGCACAAGTGTGTTACATGCAACAGACTTCGTGGTAGACCCGCAGAGCAAAAGATGGCAAATCTTCCACCTGATCGTCTTAGCACTGAACCTCCATTTACAAATGTGGGCCTGGATGTATTCGGCCCCTGGAATGTCTCCACCCGTCGCACCCGAGGTGGTGCCGCAAACTCTAAAAGGTGGGCAGTACTCTTCACGTGTTTAAGTGTTCGTGCTGTACATATCGAGCTCATAGAGTCAATGGACACATCGAGCTTCATTAATGCTCTACGGCGGTTCTTTGCTATGCGTGGTCCTGTGAAGATGATCCGCTCTGACTGTGGCACAAA containing:
- the LOC143421985 gene encoding uncharacterized protein LOC143421985; translated protein: MAWMRLEENYGSPEIIEKALLDKLERFPKISNRDLLNLRELGDLLRELGSAKLEGCLPGLAYLDTSRGINPIVEKLPYGLQEKWMTQGSAYKLQNQGQFPPFSFFTDFVCKEARTRNDPSFAFSSFGMTTVKPENSPKRYTHSRNYISSSKTEITSTSAIKPTESASSKLDVDRQCPIHKKPHPLKRCRGFRAKTLDERKTFLRDSGVCFRCCSSTEHVAKDCKTIIHCKECNSDKHVTALHPGPAPWAVKDPEDEHGGEEDEAASPDIISKCTEVCGIANNSRSCSKICLIKVHPRGQPERSIKVYAVLDDQSNRSLARSKFFDLFGLKGSDSPYTLRTCAGVTELSGRRGVGFVAQPLDGRLSIPLPTLIECSHIPDDRSEIPTPDVVKHHPHLKSITHLIPELDPNAQILLLLGRDVLQVHKVRDQRNGPNNAPYAQRLDLGWVVVGDVCLGAAHKPKAVNVYRTNVLENGRHSHFSPCPNHLVVKEKLTTRTGIRPLNSQTLSHFHPLDSLFQNSDDHLLGNKIFERTENDNEVAPSIEDKRFIQLMNNEMFIDDANSWVAPLPFRMPRPRLPNNRGQALTHFTSLCKTLERKPEMRRHFLAFMQNIFDRDHAEPAPALNDGDECWYLPSFGVYHPRKPGQIRVVFDSSAPYLGISLNDMLLTGPDLNNTLLGVLMRFRHEQVAITADIEQMFHSFVVREDHRNFLRFLWFKDNDITKEVVEYRMRVHVFGNRPSPAVATYGLRRAALHGEGEFGEGAKEFIHRNFYVDDALKSLPSATAAISLLKAAQGMLAISNLRLHKIASNCLTVMQAFPSTDHAKDLKNLDLDKDSPPLQRSLGLSWDLVNDTFTFRVARSEKPFTRRGVLATINSLFDPLGLVAPVTIQGKLLLQQLTRDSSDWDAPLPSEKATEWITWRDSLQDLEQFAISRAYIATSLSTAQRTEIHIFSDASTKAIAAVAYLKVEDVEGKCHVGFIMGKAKLAPVPFHTIPRLELGAAVLAVEIAELLVKELDISLDSLKFYTDSKVVLGYIYNESRRFYVYVSNRVERIKKFSCPEQWQYVHTDENPADVATRSVHPARLLSTNWLTGPRFLRRSGDIDSGKETSYDLIDPDSDTEVRSHITTVANPHRSMGSHRFERFSMWQPLVRAVASLIHIVQSFRSEKDSNGQDCKGWHHCLKPHKMDTLSQARHTIIGCVQKETYQVEVSCLEKGEVIPKSSPLRKLSPILDDSKLLRVGGRLQHASIETHEKHPLIIPGRSHIATLLVNYYHERVHHQGRVFTEGAIRTAGIWIVGAKKCISRNLHKCVTCNRLRGRPAEQKMANLPPDRLSTEPPFTNVGLDVFGPWNVSTRRTRGGAANSKRWAVLFTCLSVRAVHIELIESMDTSSFINALRRFFAMRGPVKMIRSDCGTNFKGACRELQILLRDETDISRYLSEEGCTWLFNPPHSSHMGGVWERMIGVSRRILDSMLSQISPSHLTHEVLSTLMAEVGAIINARPLAPISSDPDSPFLLTPAMILTQKVCTPLAPPGSFEATDMYRQQWKRVQHLANTFWERWRREYLSTLQNRSKWQNSQPNVKEGDLVLLKDPQVKRNQWPMALVTKAYPDSDGKVRKLELRVTKGGTIKTFFRPVTEVVVLLSI